A stretch of the Arachis stenosperma cultivar V10309 chromosome 6, arast.V10309.gnm1.PFL2, whole genome shotgun sequence genome encodes the following:
- the LOC130933627 gene encoding uncharacterized protein LOC130933627 has translation MAGLCQVPFCFMGNFNEIVQIEERKGTTSLPVSAIEFISWIQNMELVDLALSDRRLWEGPRGLSDHCPMIMDVTRMGEGPRPFRSLNSWFIHNDFLRMVKEEWRSLGEAQFLDKLKAMTVPLRIWHRQNFGDMDMRINRFEEEIRKVDDMVSNEVHDGIAEARRKALVSSCKLWYIRKEIHWKQMSRSRHAKEMNKNTRYFHNIASARRRNNRINALRIHGRLVRNQSRIKVAIRDFYKDLYHQEISPNIGFRDGLVRQITEEEATGMELMPTAEEIKNAV, from the exons ATGGCCGGATTATGTCAAGTACCTTTCTGCTTTATGGGGAATTTTAACGAGATTGTTCAAATAGAGGAGAGGAAAGGGACTACTTCTCTGCCGGTGTCTGCAATAGAGTTTATCTCTTGGATACAAAATATGGAGTTAGTGGATCTAGCTTTATCTGATCGCAG GTTATGGGAAGGACCAAGAGGCTTGTCAGACCATTGTCCAATGATTATGGATGTCACAAGGATGGGAGAGGGCCCAAGGCCTTTTCGGAGTCTGAATTCTTGGTTTATTCATAATGATTTCTTGAGGATGGTGAAGGAGGAGTGGAGGAGCTTAGGGGAGGCTCAATTCTTGGACAAGTTGAAGGCTATGACGGTTCCACTACGCATATGGCATAGACAGAATTTTGGAGACATGGACATGAGGATTAATAGGTTTGAAGAGGAGATTAGGAAAGTCGATGATATGGTGAGCAACGAAGTGCATGATGGAATAGCAGAAGCAAGGAGGAAGGCGCTTGTGAGTTCTTGCAAGCTATGGTATATCAGAAAGGAGATACATTGGAAGCAGATGTCACGATCCAGGCATGCTAAGGAGATGAACAAAAATACTAGGTACTTCCACAATATAGCCTCGGCACGGAGGAGGAACAATCGGATTAATGCCTTGAGGATCCATGGAAGATTAGTGAGGAATCAATCCCGGATTAAGGTTGCTATAAGAGACTTCTATAAGGACTTGTACCATCAGGAAATCTCCCCTAATATAGGTTTTCGGGATGGGCTAGTGAGGCAGATTACTGAGGAAGAGGCAACAGGAATGGAGTTGATGCCAACTGctgaagaaataaaaaatgcagTGTGA
- the LOC130935707 gene encoding probable galacturonosyltransferase-like 7 produces MSWAMRFSGFFSAAMLMIILSPSLQSFHPAEAIRSSPHLDGYIRQPDPQNRFSFRKASPFRNAEQCRPNNRTLTTVCDPSLVHVALTLDLEYLRGSIAAVHSILQHSLCPENIFFHFLVSDTNLDSLVQSTFPQLNFKVYYFDPNIVRNLISTSVRQALEQPLNYARNYLADLLETCVNRVIYLDSDLVVVDDISKLWSTSLGSRTIGAPEYCHANFSKYFTAAFWSDHRFAGTFEGRRPCYFNTGVMVMDLVRWRREGYTKRIERWMEVQKSARIYELGSLPPFLLVFAGHVAPIEHRWNQHGLGGDNVKGSCRDLHAGPVSLLHWSGSGKPWVRLDSKRPCPLDALWAPFDLYGYTH; encoded by the coding sequence ATGTCGTGGGCAATGAGATTCTCCGGGTTCTTCTCAGCCGCAATGCTGATGATAATCCTCTCCCCTTCCCTGCAATCTTTCCACCCAGCGGAGGCAATCCGATCTTCGCCGCATCTGGACGGTTACATCCGCCAGCCAGACCCACAGAACCGCTTCTCCTTCCGCAAGGCCTCTCCATTCCGCAATGCCGAGCAATGCCGTCCCAACAACCGCACCCTAACCACCGTCTGCGACCCTTCCCTTGTCCATGTTGCCTTAACCCTCGACCTCGAGTACCTCCGCGGCTCCATCGCCGCCGTCCACTCCATCCTCCAGCACTCCCTCTGCCCTGAGAACATCTTCTTCCATTTCCTTGTCTCCGACACCAATCTCGATTCCCTCGTTCAATCCACCTTCCCGCAGTTGAACTTCAAGGTATACTACTTCGATCCCAATATCGTTCGCAACCTGATCTCAACCTCCGTCAGGCAAGCCCTAGAGCAACCGCTAAATTACGCCAGAAATTACCTCGCTGACCTTCTCGAAACTTGCGTCAACAGAGTCATCTATCTCGATTCCGATCTGGTTGTCGTTGACGACATATCCAAGCTCTGGAGCACCAGCCTGGGCTCCAGGACCATCGGAGCACCCGAGTACTGCCATGCCAACTTCAGCAAGTATTTCACGGCGGCGTTCTGGTCGGACCACCGCTTCGCGGGGACATTTGAAGGGCGCAGGCCCTGCTACTTCAACACGggggtgatggtgatggatctGGTGAGGTGGAGGAGGGAAGGGTACACAAAGAGAATAGAGAGGTGGATGGAGGTTCAGAAGAGCGCACGGATCTACGAACTCGGGTCCTTGCCGCCGTTCCTTCTTGTGTTCGCGGGACACGTGGCGCCCATCGAGCATCGGTGGAACCAACATGGATTGGGAGGTGATAACGTTAAGGGAAGCTGCCGGGACCTCCACGCTGGCCCGGTGAGCCTCCTGCATTGGTCCGGCAGCGGGAAGCCCTGGGTTCGCCTCGATTCCAAGCGGCCTTGCCCCCTTGACGCTCTTTGGGCGCCGTTTGATTTGTACGGATACACTCACTGA